The Papio anubis isolate 15944 unplaced genomic scaffold, Panubis1.0 scaffold70, whole genome shotgun sequence genomic sequence TACATGCCGTGCTGAAGGCTTTAAATGCCACTCTTCACAGCAATTTGCTCTGCcggccagggccagggctggggccagACAACCAGACTGAAGAGCGACCGGCCAGCCTACCTGGCCGTGATGACAACTCCTACATGTACATTCTCTTTGTCATGTTTCTATTTGCTGTCACTGTGGGCAGCCTCATCCTGGGATATACCCGCTCCCGCAAAGTGGACAAGCGTAGTGACCCCTATCATGTGTATATCAAGAACCGTGTGTCTATGATCTAACACGAGAGGGCTGGAATGGTGGAAGACCAAGACACCTGGGGATTGCGTCTGGGGCCTCCAGAACTCTGCTGTGGACTGCATCAGGTCTCAGTGTCCCTATCTGTAAGAGCAACAAGAAACAGGGCTAAGGGAGGTCATCACTGGGGTGGGAGAAGAGGGGCTGGTAGACCGAAGCCTTGTGCATAAGGATTTTTTCCCAGGAAAAGATAGACTTTATAAACAGTGGGAGTCCATGAACAAACATATAAAAGTAGCAACAGATAATGACCAATAACTGGTTCAGTGGCTGGAGTACTGGGGGCCTGAAGGTTGGAGAAGGGAGAAGTTGTAGCAGAGGGAAATGAGACAGGAAGATGCTCTGGGGAC encodes the following:
- the LOC101018758 gene encoding potassium voltage-gated channel subfamily E member 3 isoform X1, yielding MHRVAAPGPSSVRGERANGRPRALLRGRASTESSPTSIPVAMETTNGTETWYESLHAVLKALNATLHSNLLCRPGPGLGPDNQTEERPASLPGRDDNSYMYILFVMFLFAVTVGSLILGYTRSRKVDKRSDPYHVYIKNRVSMI
- the LOC101018758 gene encoding potassium voltage-gated channel subfamily E member 3 isoform X2, with product METTNGTETWYESLHAVLKALNATLHSNLLCRPGPGLGPDNQTEERPASLPGRDDNSYMYILFVMFLFAVTVGSLILGYTRSRKVDKRSDPYHVYIKNRVSMI